From one Trachemys scripta elegans isolate TJP31775 chromosome 14, CAS_Tse_1.0, whole genome shotgun sequence genomic stretch:
- the LOC117887081 gene encoding uncharacterized protein LOC117887081: MGETDPGRTQHQLREVKWIHPEFPEQLWPKSSDPVNGQGRGAVGSGGGDGHFWVLISYSLIAQRLDLVSRFVKENKGRIIPFEKQQGFQLRVCDLDETFYAGQSDMLEDWEVLYLPKPVKMEVLGIVDDVPCLATGQQLVILVADNGSVYAYEEELLHRVGKTLQEFLRDGLWLFGQEVYACAKDLEPNSEEEWVKDPEIKQIRQSTRDFIKSKEEAFGKHLDFLSNL; the protein is encoded by the exons ATGGGAGAGACAGACCCTGGCAGGACTCAGCACCAGCTGCGAGAAGTTAAATGGATTCACCCAGAGTTCCCAGAACAGCTGTGGCCCAAATCGAGCGACCCAGTAAATGGCCAGGGCCGTGGAGCAG tggggagtggtgggggggaTGGGCACTTCTGGGTGCTAATTTCTTATTCTCTTATAGCTCAACGCCTGGACCTGGTCTCGAGGTTTGTGAAAGAAAACAAGGGCAGAATCATTCCATTTGAGAAGCAGCAAGGCTTTCAGCTGCGCGTTTGTGACCTGGACGAGACGTTCTATGCAGGGCAGTCGGACATGCTGGAAGACTGGGAAGTGCTTTACCTGCCGAAGCCTGTGAAGATGGAGGTTCTTGGCATCGTGGATGATGTGCCATGTCTGGCCACTGGACAACAGCTGGTTATCCTTGTTGCAGACAACGGCAGCGTTTATGCATACGAAGAGGAGTTGTTGCACAGAGTTGGCAAGACCTTACAGGAGTTTTTAAGAGACGGGCTATGGCTCTTCGGACAGGAAGTCTATGCATGTGCAAAGGACCTGGAGCCTAAT AGTGAAGAGGAGTGGGTGAAGGACCCAGAGATCAAGCAAATCAGGCAGAGCACCAGAGACTTCATCAAGAGTAAAGAAGAGGCGTTTGGGAAGCACCTGGATTTCCTTAGTAATCTGTGA